The following coding sequences are from one Haliotis asinina isolate JCU_RB_2024 chromosome 3, JCU_Hal_asi_v2, whole genome shotgun sequence window:
- the LOC137276722 gene encoding uncharacterized protein — protein MKVVFTVFVVAVIAVCDGRVLSAPRFPQDGVSNRGSGTSRNDQIGTVGSTQSSPLLEYPYPPACYPNVCPMYTITPGSFNEQYERREYPAGKWLKTPRKPYDVPRIESQELIDYIVSENSLQTTLQYAVPVVVQVDVPVGHAAVYKRLMSQMSSVAIIMQQKRNDIIQQLTELRRQQQHLQPHQLMTELQKRMQPMKEQYRTLTAGIYSEFTAFAHDYNMTVYLYLHPDYYLNPPTPTNPNVTIVDSPGFSVYARGYMDANAASSYDIALNVSSSANVEFNSYYFIDYLQRYNGYNRFFYHEVWLSTDPNKRIL, from the exons ATGAAGGTAGTGTTCACCGTCTTCGTAGTTGCTGTGATTGCGGTGTGCGACGGCCGTGTTCTGTCCGCACCAAGATTTCCTCAGGATGGTGTTTCCAACCGAGGTTCGGGGACGTCGAGAAACGATCAGATTGGCACCGTGGGTTCCACCCAAAGTTCTCCCCTCTTGGAATACCCTTACCCTccggcatgttaccccaacgTATGCCCAATGTATACCATCACCCCTGGTTCCTTCAATGAG CAATACGAAAGGAGAGAATATCCTGCTGGAAAGTGGCTGAAAACACCTAGAAAACCGTACGATGTTCCACGCATCGAATCCCAGGAGCTCATCGACTACATTGTCAGCGAGAATTCACTGC AAACAACTTTGCAATACGCCGTCCCGGTTGTGGTCCAGGTAGACGTCCCTGTCGGCCATGCTGCCGTCTACAAGAGGTTGATGTCCCAGATGTCCTCCGTCGCGATCATAATGCAACAGAAACGAAACGATATAATACAACAACTAACGGAGCTGCGACGGCAACAGCAACATCTGCAGCCCCACCAGCTGATGACGGAGTTGCAGAAGAGGATGCAGCCGATGAAGGAGCAGTACCGGACGCTGACGGCGGGAATCTACAGTGAATTCACCGCCTTCGCCCACGACTACAACATGACGGTGTACCTGTACCTGCACCCAGACTACTATCTGAACCCACCAACACCTACCAACCCTAATGTCACCATTGTGGACTCACCTGGATTCTCCGTCTATGCCAG AGGCTACATGGACGCGAACGCAGCCTCATCCTACGACATAGCCCTCAACGTCTCTTCATCCGCCAACGTTGAATTCAACAGCTACTACTTCATCGACTATTTACAACGCTACAATGGCTACAACAGATTTTTCTATCACGAGGTCTGGCTTAGCACTGATCCCAATAAGCGAATCCTGTGA